Sequence from the Lysobacter capsici genome:
CACGCCGAGCACGCCGTGGCGGGCGCACTGGAACAAGTCGCGCAATTGCGCGCCGCGTAAGCCGGGCGCGCGATGGCGGTCCGTTCCGGATCATGACGATCCGCAACCGTCGCGCCATCGCGGTGGCATTCGCGCGATGCGCTAAATGGCCGTTGCGTAGTCAAGGCATGGGCGGCACCGTGGCCGCTCATCGCAATTCGTCTCCGACACTGACCGGCGCTTTGCGCGCGCGCCTGCATCGCCGCGCGCGCTGTTCGCCGGGCGATCGGTCGGCGACGAGCGCCTTCGGATTCCGCTTCAACCCATACACGGAGCCAGCCATGAAGCTCGCGCTTGTCCTCGCGTTGCTCAGCATGCCCGCATTCGCGAGCGAGCTTCCGCCCGATCTCGCCAAGGCCGTCGCCGACTACGATCGGGCGCAGGTCGGCAACGATGTCGCCGCGTTGGCGCACCTGGTCGATGACGACTATGTGCTGGTGAACTCCAACGCCTCGGTGGAAAACAAGCAGCAGTTCCTCGCCGATTTCAATCTGCCCGGATTCAAGATCGAACCGTACGTGCTGCGCGAGCGGATCCAGAAAGTCTGGAGCGACGGCGCGGTGATCGGCGGCCTGCTCGACCTGAGATGGACTCAGGACGGCAGGCATCAGACTCGCCGGTTGCGGGTGTCCTATGTCTGGGCGAAGCGGGACGGACGCTGGATGGCGACCTACGGGCAGGTTACCCGCGTCCCGTAGCGAAACCGCAAAACAATGACGGCCCCGGCGAACGAGGTGCGGGAAGACGGCCTCGTCCGCTTACTCCGACCGTCGTCGATCGCTACACGCCCATCGCGATCTCCAGCAGCACGCGCCATGCGTTCATTGGCAGCCACTGCGCATACCCGTCCCAGGTCGCGTATTGCGGAAGCTTCACCGTGTCCGGGATCTGCATGAACGGCGTGCCCTTCTTGAGCTCGGTCTCGATCGCGGCCCTGAGGTCGCGCAGATACCGCAATTGGTCGGCGACGCTCGACCTCGGCCCGACCGGCGCGTTGTGGGCGTACATCACCTGCTCGAAATCCAGCGCGTCCATTTCGGCCAGGGTTCTCTCCCACTCGCGCGGAGAGAAATCGGGCATGTAGGCGAAGCCCACCCGATGGGGCACGACGAGATCGACGGTGTAGATGGCGCGTTCGTTCGGGAATTGAAATACGGTCATGCCCTCGCCGTGGTTCGCGCCGAAGTACACGAGGTTTATCGCGCCGCGGCCGAGTTTCAGTTCCGACTTCGCTCCCGACCAGGTCTGATCGGGCATCACGACCTCCGCACTGGGGTGGCGCTTGAGCCATTGCGCGGTCGCTTCATGGCTGAGGATCGTCGCGCCCTCGGCCTTGAACACCTCGCCGCCGCCGATGTGGTCGTAGTGGTTGTGCGAATAGATCAGGTACCTGATCGGCTTGTCGGTCAACCTGCGTATCGCCTCGAGCGATTCCTTGGCGAAATCCTTGTCGAAACTGTCCATGACGATCACGCCTTCGTCGGTGATCATGAACGCGTTGAAGGCGAGCCCGCCGCCGAAACTGTAGAGCCCCGGCGCCACCCGCGTGGTCGTGTAAGCGGCACGCGCGCTCGCGACCGGGCTGAATGCGGCGAGCGCAAGGAGTATCGCCATGGCGGCCAGCACAGCGCGCAAGAAAGGATTGCCAGACATGCTTCGCGACCTCCGATCAGCGGACTTCGACGGATTGCGGCGCGCGGCGTGGTGCCGAGCGACCGAGTGCGCGCGCAGTATTGGAACCGGCGTGCACGCGCGCCAGGGCCATTAAGGCGAACGGTCGCATGCCAGTGGCCTGGATGCCTTGAGAAAACCCGATGCACGATGCACATTCGGTTGCCGGCTTCGGGCCGTCGGCCAGCGCGGCCTAGGAGCATGGCGGTGGTTATCTGGCGGCCCGGCGCAACTCGCGCGTCGGCGCGCCGCACCACCAACGGAGAACGATCGATGCCTTTCCAAACCAGCCGGGTCATTCTGTTCGGCGACTGCGATCCGGGCGGGGTCGTGTACACGCCTCGCATCGCCCACTTTGTCGTGGAGGCGTGCCTGGATTTTCTGTCGCATGCGCTCGGCGGCCCCGCGGCGAGGCGGCTGTTCGCCCTGGGCATCCTTCCGCCCGCGCGGGCACTCTCGATCGAATTTCTGCATCCCATGGTCTGGGACGAGGTCATCGCTATCGAAGTCGTGGTCGAACGATTGGGCGAGCATTCCTTCACCCTCGCGGTCGATGCCGCCAACGCCGAGGGAACCCGCACGTTCCGCGCCTCCATCACCCAGGTCACGATATCGCCGGAAACACGGCGGCCGGTACCGCTGCCGCTGGAACTTCGAACCGCGCTTGAAAGCACTGGACGTGGCTGACCACGCGGCCGTCCGAATGGATAACGGCGGAGCATCGGGTCGGGCAGCGGCCTCAAGCGACCGGCTGCGTCCACGGATGCTTGCACGCTAGCGCACAAGCGGTGGCGGTCTCGCGGTTCGGCTCAGTGAGGAGCGGTCACACTTACGATGCTCCAACCGGGTAAGCAGTGTGCCAGCCAAGACCTTGTTCATCGAAATCCGATGACCGAGCGATCGGGGCACCCCGCCAACGCGCGCAGAGCTGGTTTAATGGACACGATGCCCTGTGGTTTTCAGGCGCCGCCGCAGCGCGGCCGGAATGGACTCAAGGAGCCAGGACGCATGCAACGCTGTTCACGAATCAATCTTCTGATCGCGGCGGCCTTGGCGGCCGCGTGTTCTCCGGCCGATCGTCCGGCTACCGCCAATCCGCCGGCCGCCGTCAAACCAACCGCCGTCGTCAAACCGCCGACGACCGGCAACCCGCTGCGCGACGAGCTGGCGATGCTCACCGGCCCGAATGCGCGCGAATGCGGCCTGGTCGCGCTTGGACAGGATGCGACCGCCGCGTGGCAGTGCGCAAAGGCCGCCGATTCGCAACGCATTGCCTACTGGTTCGCGATCGAGCACCGCGGCATAGATTCCGACGTCTGGACCGCCGCGCTGCGAGCGGCCAACGGGCAGCGCTACATGCTTCACTACGACTCGAATTACATGGGCGGCACGGGGCTGTTGCCGCGGTTCACCAGGAATGCCTGCACCGGTTTTACGACTATGATCCCGGACTCGCCCGAGAGCCTTGAGTGTTCCTACCAATAAGCATCGCGCATTCGTTCCAGGCGAAGGCGACGCGGTAAACACCGCCGCCCACGCTAACGGCGGACGCCGGGCGGGCGCGCCGGCATCGCCGATTACTTGGCCTTTTCCGACGCGGCCGGCTTGCAGGCCGCGTATTCGGCGCGCGACAAGGCGCTGTTGTGGTCGAGGTCGCAATGGCGGATGCGCGCGGCGAGATCGGGCGCCTTGACCACCACTTCGGGCAAGGTCACCACGCCGTCCTTGTTGCTGTCGAGCGAGTCGTAACTGGGCTTTGCCGCTTCGGTCGTTTTAGCGACCGCGGCCTGCGCATCCGTGCCGGCCTGCAGGCCCGCAACGGCAATCAGCGCGATCGTCAGACCGCGCGCGAACGAAACGGTCATGGTGCTCATCCTCTCGAAGCGGCGACGGGGCCTATCGTAGGCCCGCGCCGCGCCGCGCCGGTTCAATCGGCGTGAGGGAATCATTACCAAAAATTCAGGTGACGCAGGCGCGCGGTTTGCGGACCATTCGGCGATCCCGCTCGATGTCATCGGCCGCGACGCCCGAGCGTTGACGCCACGACGAACACCCACCGCGCGGACCGCGACCGACGCCATCGCCAGGACCGCCCCTTCGAGCGCTACACCGAGGAACCGGCCATGCAGACACCCGAGCAACGCAATCAACTCGACGAGCAAACTTGCCGGATGATCTGTCCGATCTCCGCGGCGATGGTCGGCGTATGCCTGACCGGCATCGGTCTGTTGCGCGTGGTGGCCGCGGTCGAACGCACCGCGACCCTCGCCGACGATCTGCTGGCGCTCGATGCGATCCTGTTTCTGGTCGCGACCCTGGTGTCGTATTTCGCCTTGCGCGTGCCCAAGCGGCTGCACCGGCTGGAACGCATCGCCGACGCCGCCTTCATCGCCTCGATGACCTTGCTGACCGCGGTGTGCTTCTTCATCACCTACAGCGTCCAGACTTAGCGCGAATGCGCTACTGCGGGCTTGGCGTGGATGCCGGCGCTATCGACCCCGCTCGTTCAGACCGACGACGAACGCTCTCAACTGCGCCATCTTTCCGTCGCGGAAACGCCAGACGTCGCAGTACGCGCTGCGCGCTGGTCGCCCATGCGCATCCTTGACCTCGATTTCGCCGATCGCCGTGAGCAGATCGGCGTCCGCGACCATGTCGCTCACGGTGAACCGCGGCGGCTGCGCGTACGCCGTCTTCATCCAGCGACGAACCGCATCCTTTCCTTCGATGGTTTCCTGGCCCACCATCGTCCATTCGAGGTCTTGCGTGCAGAACGAAAGAAATCCCTCGATGTCGCCTTCGCTGATCGCCTTGTTGGCCGTTTCCAGAACCGACTTGTTTGCCTTGGACATTCGAACCTCCACCGCGATGGACGATCTACAAACTCCAGGTGCGTCAGCCTAGGGCATGCAGCGATTCGGGTCGGTGAAGATGCGCGCGACCTGAAAAACCATCGCGGGCGACGGGTTCGGCAAGCGCGAAGCATGCGCGGCGCCATCGGCGCCGATCTGTCGCGAGCATACGTATGTCGCCGCTGTCCGCTCCGATGGGGCCGGCGGAACTTATTTTTGAATCGATGCGGCCTTGGCGCGGACCGCTTTCTTTTTCGTGGCCTTCTTGCCCGCCTTGCGCGTCGTCTTCGGCGCGCCGTGCTGTTCCAGCAGCGCCGCGACCTGCGCCTTGCTCAGGCCGCGAACCAGGGCGATCTTGTCGAGAAATTCCTGACGCGGGCGGGTGTCGGTCTGTTCCCAGTTGTACACCGCCTGCGGACTCGCGCCGATCAAAGGCGCGAAGGCATCGCGGGACAGGCCCAGCCGCTCGCGCAATTTGCGCAGCAGCGCGCCGGAATAGCGCGACGGCTTGCCGGACGAGCCCGGATCGGTTCCGACCCGCACGGCCTTTGACGTGCCCTTGGCCAACTTCGCGATATCGCGTTGCAACACCGCTATTTCCTGCTTGAGCGCCGAGATCGCCTTGCGCTGCGCCAGCACCTGCGCCCGCAACGGATCGATGTGTTGCCGAAGTTCCTTGCGCGCCAGACGCGCGATCTCTTCTTTCAGGACGGTAGCGATATTCGGCATGCGATTTCCTTATGTTCTCAGGTTCAGGGTAAACGATCGCATCGGCAGCGGCCAATCGCGGCGCCGGGCTTGAGGCCTGGGCGGGCACGTCGTCCTTGCCGAGCAGGCGGCGAGCTGATCGCCGATCCGCGAAATTGCGCAATGCGAATTGCTGCAACCGCGACGCTGCAAGCTGACTTATTCAGCTTCTTTTTTGACTTCGCTAGGCAGTGCTCGGCGTGGATGTTCATATACGCCACCTCGTCAATTCGGCGTTCAAAGGGGGCCATGAAGGCGCACGTACGCATTACCCAGTTCAACCCTGTTGTTCTTGTGTGCGACTCCGGCGCCCTGGGACTGCCGCCCCTGGTCGGCAAGGTCCCGATCCAGGCGACCGACACCTGCATCGCCATTCGCAATGCCACGGCGAACGGCCTGGTGACCCGGCTCATCGTCAGCGACGAATTCGTGGCCCGGCCCGGCGAACTGGTCTGCACGCGCCGGATCGCGACGCCGAGCGGAGTTCTGGTCGTCACCTCCGTGCTGCTGGAGACGTTCGCGTCCGTGCTGACACGGCGCAGCGATTGCGTCGTCCGGGTCTACACGAACGATCCCCTGGTTCCGGATCGGGTGGTCGTCATCGTTGGCGAACATTCGGGGCTTTAGCCGAGCCAAGGGAGCGATGCAACGGTTGCGTGAAGAGCCGGCCGCCGATTCGGTCGCGAGTATCCAGCCATGCGCTGAGAGACGTTGTGAAGCCGGTTGATCGCGACCGGGATGTGCGTCAGCAAGAAGCATCGCAGCAGCGATCGACTCAGGAGACGCTCGACGACGACGCATCTCGGATCGCTCGGCCGACATGCCGATGCGACGCAGCGCTCAGCGGCCGCCGGCGACGTCGGGATCCGGCGACTGCAGCACCTCGAGCAATTGCAGGCTCACCCAGGTCAGGCCGAAATGGCTCAACCGGTCTTCCACGACCGAGGCGAGTCGCTCGGCGGCCACGAGGAAGGAAACCTCGGCCTCCAACGACGAATGGCGGACGATCTGTATATCCCGCACCCCGGGAATCTCGACTATGGCCGCGGTCGCCAGTTCCTCGATCGGAATCGTGGCCAGACCGTGTCCGGTTCGCTGCACGGTGACGAGGTATCGCTGCATGGGCTTGGGCGTCGCTTCGGGCGGGTCGTCGCCGGGGAGCTTAGTCGACGCTTTGTTACATCCATCGCGATGGGGCGGACTTTTCTCGCGAACGGCCGAACTGCCCGGCCGGGCACGGCGGTGACGCGAAACGCATGCAGGCCTTCATGCACAGCGAGTGCGAATCCGTGTCTGGGCCCGGGCGGTAGCCGTCGCCGTCCGAACCGGCGACACCTCGATCCGGGAGCCAACGCAGCCGGCCGGGCAACGGGCCGTCCACGTCGCATCGCGGCGATGGCGCATCGAGAATCGCAGTGCGGGTACACTTCCCGCCACTGCGCCAAAGCTGCCGGAAACGAGCAAGCCGCGCCGGAGTTTGTTTACCGGCCCGCTCGCTTCAGGCACCAGGCATAGCGCCGATATCACACCGATCAAGGAAGCCGAAATGCGGATTATCTACGTTGCGCTGTTCGCCGCCGCCGTGGCCATCCCGGCCCACGCCGCCATGCCCAGGGAAGAAGCGCTCAAGCATTGGGGAACGGCCTCGGCCGCCGAGCCTTACTGCCGCAATATCAACAGCGGCGACACGATCCGGGTGCTCGACGCCTTGGGCATCGACATCGGCGTGGACTACGAGAACGCGACCATGATCAAGGCGCGCAGCGAACAGACCAAGAAGTTCAATGCCGCGAGCGAAACCTCGCCGAAGGCCGTGGACGCCGAGTGCAAGAAGATCTACGAGAAATACGGCCCCAACGGCACTGCGATCAAGGGCTTCTTCACCGATCCGGGCTGACGGAACCGAGCCTGCCGACGCGGGGCCGCGATCCATCGGGATGATTCCTGCCATCGGGGCCGCTTGATCCTTACGAGTCCGCGCGAGGCCCGCTCGCTCAGCCGGGCGCCGCGGCGTTCAACTCGATTTCGTGTTGCTCTGGCGCGGCCCATCGAATGCGTAATGCAACCGAACACAGCCCCGGTCGAGCGCCTGCGCGCCTAGCAGCCTAGGCGTGGCCCGCAGGCCCGCGGCGGGGAACAAAGGCCTGCCGCCACCCAGCAGCTCGGGAAAAACGTAGATTTCGATTTCGTCGATGGCGCCGCGCTCGAGAAAGGCCATCTGCAGTTGCCCGCCGCCGAGCATCCACACGTCACCGTCGTCTAGCGAGCGAAGCTCGGCGATCAGTGCATCGACATCCTGGCGTCGTTGCAGCGGCCCTTTCGGGTCGTCGATCGGACGCGAGCTGACCACCAGCACGCGCTGATCGCCATAAGCCCAGGGCGACGGTTCGCCGGCGATGAAGTCGTAGGTGCCGCGACCCATTACCACCGTGCGGATCCGCTTGAGGAACACGCTGTAGTCGTGCGGCCCCAGATCGAGGCCTTCGTATTTGAACAGCCAGTCCAGCGAGTCTTCGCTGGTGGCGATGAAGCCGTCCAGGCTCGCCGCGATGTAGCCGAGTATCCGTGCCATCCGATTCGACTCTCTCCATAAACGCCGAGTCAGCGACCGCTACGCCGTGTCGCGCGAGAGTTCTTCCTGGATCAATCCGCCCTGACGATCGAGCCAACGCGCGACCCAGCCCGCGGCCGCGGCGGTCGTTCTAAACGGCCGGTCGATGTGATTGGCGCGCGCCTTGTGTCGGCGGATGGTGGCGATGCAACTGTCGCCGTCGCCGCCGATGGAGGCCAGCCATACCGCCGGCGAGGCATCGGGCACGGCGACCAGATGCTTGGTGGGCGCCGCGCCCTGCACTTCCCAATGAAAGCCCGTCGGCAAGGGCGCATGTTGACTGCTGACAGTGTCCATGCCGGCACCCTAGTCGCGCTGGGTCTCACAGGATGCGACGCTGCCGCGCGGCGACGTTCAATATCGTGGCCACGACCAAACACGACCAAACCGGAACGAGAACGGGGCGCCCGATCGACGCCCCGTTCTCTAGCCACCTCGGCGTGCGAGAGCTTACTTGGCCTTTACGATCTCGAAGCCGCTCACGTCGACGCCGAGGTTGAAGCCGCGACCGGTGCCGTTGACCGCCAGCGAGACTTCGCCCTTGGTCATCGCCAGCCCCTCGGCGCTCTTGACCACGCCCGCGTTCGCGCCGGCGGTGACGTAGGTTCCGTAGATCTCGTCGAGGTGCTTGAGCTTGGTGAACTCGCCCTTGCCGTTGTCGATGCTGTACTTGCCCGCGGTCAGCCCTGCGCCGCGGATGTGAATGCGCACGTCCGCGCTCTGGCCGTTGTCGCAGCTGACGTGGCCGGCACCGTCGATGTGCTTGTAGATGACGGCCCAGCCGGAGGTCTTGAAGGTCATATGGCATTTGGTCTCAGCGCTGGCCGCGCGCGCGGGCTGCACAGCGGATGCCCCGGCCATCGCGGCGACGAGAACGGCCAAACCGGCGATACGCGTAATCATGTCGTTTCTCCTGGATGAAGTTGCGAAGGCCCTGGATCTCGGCGTTCGTCAGGACCTTCAGGACTGCCCGTCCAAGCTGAGGCGCGCGACGTTAGCGCGACGCGAAGTCGCGGCGCACGAAGCGCGCGAAACGTCCTACGCGAGACATCGCGTTAGCGCAAATTCAGCTCGGGCCTCACCTCGCCTACACGGCCACGTCGCGACTGCGATGGCGACCGATGGCCTTCCATGGCGCGCCAGCCGCGCCACGGACCGCGCGGTCAAAACACGATCTTCACCGATGGCGCGCTGCGCTCGGCTTCGCCGTGATACACCGCCTCGATGTTGTTGCCGTCCGGATCCAGCGCGAACGCCGCGTAGTAGCCGGGGTGGTAAGACCGTTCCGCCGGCGCGCCGTGGTCGCGGCCGCCATGGGCCAGCGCGGCGCGATGAAACGCCTCGACCATCGCGCGATCGCGCGCCTGAAAGGCCAAGTGATGACGCCCGGTCAGTTCGCCTTGCGCGGCCTGGCTGTCGGCGGTGGACACGAACAATTCGTCGGCCCAGAAGTGGTCGTCGCCGCGGCCGCCGATCGGCACCTGCAACGCTTCGAACACGGCCGTGTAGAAATGCCGACTCGCGTCGATATCGCGCACCACCAACTGGATGTGGTCGATCAGACGGCCGCGGTGCAGTTCCTGCGTTTGCATGCTGAGCTCCTGTCGGAAGGGGCCTGTCATCCTAGGACGGGGCGGTCGAGACGAGGTGATGCATGGTCGATT
This genomic interval carries:
- a CDS encoding nuclear transport factor 2 family protein — encoded protein: MTIRNRRAIAVAFARCAKWPLRSQGMGGTVAAHRNSSPTLTGALRARLHRRARCSPGDRSATSAFGFRFNPYTEPAMKLALVLALLSMPAFASELPPDLAKAVADYDRAQVGNDVAALAHLVDDDYVLVNSNASVENKQQFLADFNLPGFKIEPYVLRERIQKVWSDGAVIGGLLDLRWTQDGRHQTRRLRVSYVWAKRDGRWMATYGQVTRVP
- a CDS encoding MBL fold metallo-hydrolase; this translates as MSGNPFLRAVLAAMAILLALAAFSPVASARAAYTTTRVAPGLYSFGGGLAFNAFMITDEGVIVMDSFDKDFAKESLEAIRRLTDKPIRYLIYSHNHYDHIGGGEVFKAEGATILSHEATAQWLKRHPSAEVVMPDQTWSGAKSELKLGRGAINLVYFGANHGEGMTVFQFPNERAIYTVDLVVPHRVGFAYMPDFSPREWERTLAEMDALDFEQVMYAHNAPVGPRSSVADQLRYLRDLRAAIETELKKGTPFMQIPDTVKLPQYATWDGYAQWLPMNAWRVLLEIAMGV
- a CDS encoding acyl-CoA thioesterase, which gives rise to MPFQTSRVILFGDCDPGGVVYTPRIAHFVVEACLDFLSHALGGPAARRLFALGILPPARALSIEFLHPMVWDEVIAIEVVVERLGEHSFTLAVDAANAEGTRTFRASITQVTISPETRRPVPLPLELRTALESTGRG
- a CDS encoding nuclear transport factor 2 family protein, with the protein product MSKANKSVLETANKAISEGDIEGFLSFCTQDLEWTMVGQETIEGKDAVRRWMKTAYAQPPRFTVSDMVADADLLTAIGEIEVKDAHGRPARSAYCDVWRFRDGKMAQLRAFVVGLNERGR
- a CDS encoding helix-turn-helix domain-containing protein, with protein sequence MPNIATVLKEEIARLARKELRQHIDPLRAQVLAQRKAISALKQEIAVLQRDIAKLAKGTSKAVRVGTDPGSSGKPSRYSGALLRKLRERLGLSRDAFAPLIGASPQAVYNWEQTDTRPRQEFLDKIALVRGLSKAQVAALLEQHGAPKTTRKAGKKATKKKAVRAKAASIQK
- a CDS encoding dihydrofolate reductase family protein is translated as MARILGYIAASLDGFIATSEDSLDWLFKYEGLDLGPHDYSVFLKRIRTVVMGRGTYDFIAGEPSPWAYGDQRVLVVSSRPIDDPKGPLQRRQDVDALIAELRSLDDGDVWMLGGGQLQMAFLERGAIDEIEIYVFPELLGGGRPLFPAAGLRATPRLLGAQALDRGCVRLHYAFDGPRQSNTKSS
- a CDS encoding VOC family protein; this translates as MQTQELHRGRLIDHIQLVVRDIDASRHFYTAVFEALQVPIGGRGDDHFWADELFVSTADSQAAQGELTGRHHLAFQARDRAMVEAFHRAALAHGGRDHGAPAERSYHPGYYAAFALDPDGNNIEAVYHGEAERSAPSVKIVF